The Streptomyces cathayae DNA segment TGAACGACGAGTCCGAGCTGCTGGGGCTGATCGGTGATGTCCTGGCGATATCCACCGACGCGCTGTGGGCGGTCGACCTCAACCGCGGCGGCGCTGCCCTGCTGATCGGATTGCTGCTGTCGCATGGCCAGCCCATGACCTACCTCACCGGTCTTGCCGTGCACCGGGCCTCGGCGTCTTATCGAGGTGAGGGAAAGCCGGACGAGCGCGATGCCTTCGTCATCGCGGACCAGGCTCGTGTCCGCCGCGATCTGGGGATGTTGCGGCCCGGGGACGAGTTGCCTGTCGATCTGCGCACGCTGACCACCCGGCGCCTGGACGTCGTCTTCGACCGCACTCGGCAGATCAACCGCCTCAGGGCACAACTCCTTGAGATCTTCCCGGCGTTGGAGCGTTCGGTAGGCCTCATGAAGAAGGGGCGCGGCGCGCTGCTGACGGGCTACCAGGCTCCAGCCGCGATCCGCAGCGCGGGCATCAAGCGGATCGAGACTTGGCTGAAAAATCGCAAGGTCCGCAGTGCCGCCGCCATCGCAAGGATGGCCGTGGAAGCTGCCCAGGCTCAGATGACCGCGCTGCCCGGCGAGACGCCGGCCGCCGCGATGATGGCCCGTCTCGCGAAGGGGGTGATGACCCTCGACGAGGAGATCGCCGAACCTGACGCCCTCATCGAGGCCGGGTTTCGCGAGCATCCGCACGCCGAGGTGATCCTCAGCCTGCCCGGGACGGGTCCCGAACTCGGGGCCGAGTTCATCGCCACGACCGGCAAAGACATGGACGCCTTCGGCAGCGCTGACCGCCTGGCCGGGTTCGCTGGCCCGGCTCCGCAACCTCGTGACTCCGGCCGCGTCAGCGGCGACCTGCGCAGACCCCGCCGCTATCACCGCGGGCCGCTGCGGGCCGTATACCTCTCGGCGATGGCCAGCCTGCCGGCGTGCCCGGCCTCCAAGGCGTACTACCGGCGCAAGCGGAGTGAGGGGAAAGGGTGCAAGTAGGCCCTGCTCGCTCTCGCACGCCGACACCTCAACGTCCTGTGAGCCATGACCCGTGACGGAGCGTGCTGTCACGCTTCACCTTCCGTCACGGCTGCGGCTTGACAACACGATTGGGATGTCCTTCCCGCTCAGGCCCCGACGGCTTCGGTGCGACGCAGGATTCCCGGCGTCCGCCCCGCGGGGTCGTCGGTCATCTTGTGGCCCCACGTGCTGGCCCGGCGGTATGTGGCCGGCACCCAGTCGTCGTCGACATCGAGGGCTCCGAAGCCGTACTCGAGGTGGAACGACGAGGGCGTGGTCAGGTAGAAGGAGATCATCTGGTCGTTGGTGTGCCGGCCCAGCTCCTTGCGCAGGGGCACGCCCCTGGCACGGCACAGGTCCAGTGCCGTGCCGACGTCGTCGATGTTGTGCAGCTGCAGCATTATGTGGTTCAGGCCGACGGCGCCGGGGACCTGGGCCAGCGCCAGCGAGTGGTGCCGCCCGTTGCAGTGGTAGAAGTGCGACTGGGTGCCGTCGGGACGGGCGATCTTGTCGGAGAGCCGGAAGCCCATCACCTCGGTGAAGAAGGCGTGCCCGGCCTCGACGTCGGGCAGAAGCAGCACAGCGTGGCCCAGGCCCTGCTTGCCGGTCACGAACCCGCTCACCGGTCGTCCGGGACGGAAGGAGCTGGGCTCCACGACCTGGCCCCAGACGACCTCGTGACGGAAGGCCCAGGGGTCCTCGAACCAGATCAGCTGGTCGACCGAGCGCTTCTCGGCCAGCCCGCGGTCACCGGTGTGCACGGTGAGGCCGGCGGCCCTCAAACGCTCGGCGAAGGCGGGCAGCATGCCCTCTTCGCTCACGGCCCAACCGAAGTAGGCCACCTCGTCGGTCTCCCCGGGGTGGATCTGGATGCGCCACTCGGCGTCGTCGATCCGTACACGGACGCTGCCGTCCTCGCCGTCCTCCCCCAGCATGCAGCCGAGGATGTCGGGGGCGAAGGTGCGCCACTGGTCGGAGTTCGGGGAGCGGAATCCGAGATAGGCCAGCGAGCTGAGCATGTTTCTCCTAGGTGAGAGCCTGTCGGGAGGTGATGGGTCGGGGCTCCAGCAGCGCCTCGACCGAGCGTGCGGTGTCGAGGAGCATCGAGAGCCAGAGGAGGACCTCCGATCCGGTGACCTGGGGCGGCAGGCCGAGAAGCCTCAGCACGGCGAGGGCCGCTCCACTGGGCGAGCGCACCGGGACGCTCATGGCGATGACGTCGTAGACCTCGTCGGAGAGGATCTCCTCGGGCTCGTGGTACGCCGCCATCGAGCGGATGGCGTCGACGAGCGCCGAGGTGTGCTCCGGGATGTCGGAGGACTCGCTGTAGGCACCCACGAGCTCGTCGAGCTCGGGAACGCTGAGGGGACCGCTGAGGGTGATCGACCAACCGCGTTCACGCACCCGGGCCAGTTGGGCGCGTACGAGGTCGACCTCCGGCGCGTCGGCGTCACCGAGCTTCGCGAGCCACTCGTCCTCGCTGATCCCCGAACCGGGGTTCGCGGCGAAGTGGATGCCCAGGGGCGGCACCACCGGGATGCGGGAGCCCAGCCGGGTACGACGTGCGGAGGACGAGTGGTTGGCCACGGCCACGGCCACGGCATGATCCTCCTCGTAGGTGATCACGCTGCACTCGACACCGAGGTCCCGCGCCAACACCTCGATCGGCTCGCGGGCCAGTTCGACCACCCGCTGTGCCGCCGCAGCCCCCACGGACTCCAGCGACGACAGGCGACCGGGAACGAACTGGCCGAACCCGCCCTGGTAGCGCAGCATCGGCCGCCGGTTCTCCGCGAGGCCGGCGTCGATGGCCTCGGCCACCACGACCACGGTGTCCGAGGTCTCGTGCGTCTGCAGGACGCGGCAGTCGAGCCAGCCCGCCACGCCGTCCAGGACCGGGGATCCCTGCGGCGTGACCCGCCACTCCACCGAGCCCAGGCCGCCGGGAAGCGACAGCGCCCGCAGCAGCGCGTCCTGGTCCTCGGAGAGCACTGCCACCGAGCACCGTCCGCTCCTCCGGACGTCCTCGACGCCCGGAGCATCCTTCAGCACCACGAGAACCAGCGACGGGGGCGCCTGCGACACCGGGGTGAAACCGGTGAGCAGGGTGCCGACCGGCTCCTGCTGCCGGTTCCACGCCGCCATGACGCACGCGCCCGAAGGCACCTGCGACGTCACCTCGAGGAAGTCCTCGGCTTCCAGGGCGCGGGGTGAAGCCGCGTCCTCGTTCGCATCCTTGTCCGTCATTGCGTCTCGCGCTGAACCCATGATCGACACCTATGGACTTCCTTCGAATCGGTCCGCTGACCTCAATAGGTTGATGCAGCGTAGAGCGCGGGGGTACGAGCGGCTCAGATGTAGCACTTGGCCTGGGCACGCAGTCGTGCGGCCTCACGCTGGTCGGCCGGCGGGAACAGCAGGTGGCCGCCGGCGAGACCCAGGTCGATCATCGCCAGGGGCTCTGCCTGGGCATCGCCGTTGGAGGTGCCGTGCTCGCGCGCCACGATGAGGTCGCGGTAAAGGCGCTGCATGATGTTGGAGCTGTACACCGCGTTGGGACGCAGGGCCGGGAAGAGGCTGCTCACCACCGACATGCCGGCCTTGCCGTTCTGTGCGATGTCGTACATCGCCTGGGCGATCTCGAGCGTGCTGAGCTCCTCGCCACGGCAGGCGGCGTCGTAGGCCTCCTGCAGCCGGGCCACGGTGACGGTCTGCGCGGCGGAGAGGGCGCCGCGGGCCTCGGCCAGGCGGACGAGCATCAGCCGGTCGCCCTCGAGCGAGCGCGAGACCGTCTTGGAAACGCCATACGCGGACTTGAACTCCTCCAGGAACCGCCAACCGGTTCCGAGAGCGGGGGCGGCCGAGACCATCGTGTAGATGTGGGCGTGGGGCAGGCGGTAGAGCGGCGCGGTGAACTCCCGCAGTCCGGGCCCGAAACCGCCGTACAGGATGCCGCGGTCGATGGCGCGGTGCTCCGGGATGAAGATGTCGTCCACGACCACCGTGCGGCTGCCGGTGCCGTTGAGACCCAGGGTGTACCAGTCGTCGACGACCTTGGCGTCCTCGATCGGGAAGAAGAAGTTGTAGGGGACGACCTCGCCGGGCACGTCCGCGCCGACCACGACCCACTTGGCGTGGTGGATGCCGCTGGAGGAGCGCCAGGTTCCCGACAGCCGGAACCCGCCCTCGACACGGGTCGCCTTGTTGCCCTGCATGTTATAGGACGAGGAGATCAGGGCCTCGGGGTCCGCCCCGAAGATCTCGTCGTTGAGCTCCTTCGACATGTGGGCCAGCTCCCAGGAGTGCACGCCCAGGAGCATCATGATCCACCCGGTCGACGCGCAGGCCTTGCTGATCTCCGTGGCCGCGAGGAAGAACTCCGCGGGGTTCGCCTCCTCGCCGCCGTACACCTTGGCCTGCAGCGCCCGTGCGAGACCGGAGTCGGCGAGGTCCTTGAGGCTGTCCTCGTGCACGTGACGCATCTTCTCGGTCTCTGACGCCCGCTCAGCGATGCCGGGCACCAACAGCCGGGCCCGCTCCACCAGTGTCGGACGATCCGCCTGGGGGCGGGCAGCGGTTGCTGACATCGTGGGACTCCTTTTGGTGTGCATGTGCGCTGGTCGTCGACGTGTCGAACGACGTGTGTGGGATCACTCTCCGCGTCCGCAGTCACAGCCGAAAGGTTGATGTGCCGCATACCGGAACGCTGACGGAACACCGTCTCCGGCTCGGGGGCGATGATGCCGGTTCAGACCCTCGGAGCGAGCGCTCCTGCCTCACACGCCTCACGAAAGGGCTCTCATGACGCCTCCACTCCCCACCGAGACCGGGGCCACCAGCCGCCACGTTCAGGTGGACGGCACCGTCGTCCACGTCCACGAGGCCGGGTCCGGGCCGACCCTGCTGTGCATCCACGGGGGCGCGCCCGGCGCGACCGGCTGGGCGAACTTCGGCCAGAACGTCGCCACGTGGGCCCGTGGCTTCCGCGTGCTCGTGGTCGACCTGCCCGGCTTCGGCGAGTCCGACTGGGTCGAGGCTTCCGACGGCAAGCACCGCGCGCACGCGAACCTCTTCGTCGGGCTCCTGGACGAGCTGGGGATCAGCGGTCCGGTCCACGTGGTGGCCCTGGCCACGGGCGGCGCGGTGGCGATGCGCATGGCCATCGACCACCCCGACCGGGTGGCACGGCTGGTCCTCGTGAGCTCGGCCGGCGGCCTCTCCCTCTTCGACGCCTCCCCCACCGAGGGCGAACGGGCGATCCGTGAGTACTACTCCGGGACGGGCCCCTCGCTCGAGAAAATGCGCCACTACCTCGCCCTCACGGTGAGCGACCCCGCCCTGGTCACCGACGAGCTCGTCGAGGCCCGCCACCAGAACAGCATCACCCCCCAGGCCCTCGAGGGCTCCCGGCACCGCGGGCGCCCCCACCCCAGCGACGCGGTGTGGCAGGAGGCCCCCTCGATCCGGGCCCGCACCCTGATCGTGTGGGGCCGCGACAACCGCGTGAAGGGCTACGACAACGGGCTCTTCCTGCTCAACCGCATCCCGGACAGCGAGCTGCACATCTACTCGGGCGCCGGTCTGTGGGTGCCGTTCGAGCGTGCTGCCCGGTTCGAGCGGCTGGTGTCGGACTTCCTGCTGACCGACTGACCCCCTCGGGGCGCTGCCCCCGTATGCGACGAGGTCCCCGTCCCGAGCATCGGCTCGGCACGGGGACCTCGCGGTTGTGGCGGTCGGTCAGGCCCAGAGTGCTGCGTCCTCGGCGCACTCGCGGGCGGCGTCCTGCAGGCGGGAGACCCACCGCAGAATCTCGCGGCCCTCGGCCTGCTCGGGCAGCTGGCTCAGCTTGAGCGTCAGGACCACCTCACCGTGCACGTCGACGACCGGCACCGCGAGGTACAGCACGTCGTACCGGGCATCCAGGTCGATCTTCTCCGGCTCGCGCACCGACGACATCCGGCCCATGCTCTCGACGAACTCGCGGTCCCCGGTGGGGGTGCGGGGGCTGTCGGCGAACCGCTGCATCGCGTGGTCCATCTCGGCCTCGCACGTGCCGCCCTTCAGCACGAGCGACCAGCCGCGCTCGCGCACGCGCTCCAGCTGCGCCTCGGCCGAGCGCCGGAGCTCCTCGTCGAGACGGCCCAGGGAGAACCAGGCGTCCTCGGGAACGGCACAGTTGCCGGTGACGAACAGGGGCTGCAGCGGCGCCACTATCGGGATCCGGGCACCCAGGAGGGATCCCACCCGGCCCAGCGCCTGGTTGGCGCTGGCCACCAGCACTCCCTCCCCGCCGTCGCGGACCAGCACGTCGCACTGGGCGCCCAGGTCGTGGGCCACGTCCTCGATGCGGGCTCGCAGGGTCTCTGCGAGCCGCACCGAACGGATGAACGACGGACCGCCGGGCATCAGGAGCGAGCCGTGGCTGAAGCTCCCGTAGCCACCCTGGAAGAACAGGAGCGGAAGGTCCGGGTTCTGCACGCCCAGGGCGGTGGTGTCGCCCAGGACGATGTAGTGGTCGCCGACGTCGAGGGTCTCCCGCTGTCGGCACTCGATCCACGCGACGGCACCGGGCAGGATCGGGGCCCCTGCCGGCGAAGGGGTCCAGTCGAGCCCCTCGAACTTCTCGTCGTCGCTCTTCGCGAACTGGCGGCACAGGTGCTCCTGGTCGGCGCTGAGCACATTGACGCAGAAGACCTCCGCCTCGCTGAGGCGCACGTAGCTCTTCGAGCTCTTCGACGGCAGGTACGCCACCACCGGGGGCTCCAGCGACACCGAGGTGAACGACCCGATCACCATGCCGGCGGGCCGGCCGTCGGAGGCGATGCCGGTCACCACCACCACGCCGGTGGGGAAGTGACCCATGACGTTCCTGAACGCCCGCGGGTCGGGGGCGTTGCTCACTGCCTTGTGAGCCGCGACGGTACTCACAGGTACCCCAGCTTCTCGGCGCGCTCGCACGCGGCAGCACGACGCTCGGGCGGCAGGAACATGGTGTGCTCGCCGGGCAGACCCAGGTCGACCATGGCCATGGCTTGGCCGCGCTCGTCGATGTTGGCGGTGCCGTGGCTGCGCGCCACCAGGATGTCGCGGTAGAGGCGCTGCATGATGTTGGAGCTGTACACCGCGTTGGGTCGCAACGTCGGGAACAGCGAGGCGGCGATGTCGAAGATGAGCTTGCCGTTGCGGGAGATGTCGTACATCGCCTGCGCCACCTGCAGGTCGCTCTGCTCGCGCCCCTCGCACGCGGCGTCGTACGCCTCCTGCAGACGGATGCGCGGCACGGTGCCCGCGACCGACAGGTTGCCACGCGCCTCCGCCAGGCGGGTCAGCATCAGGCGGTCGTCGCCGAGGGACCGGCTGACGGTCTTGGAGACGCCGTAGGCCGTCTTGAACTCCTCGTAGAACCGCCACCCGGCACCGAGCGCGGGAGCCGAGGACACCGAGGTGTAGATCAGCGACTGGGGCACCCGGTACAGGGGCGCGTCGGTGTGCTTGAGCCCGGGCCCGAAGCCGCTGCGCAGGACGTCGCGGTCGATCGCCCGGTGCTCGGGGATGAACACGTCCTCGACCACCACGCTGCGGCTGCCGGTCCCGGCGAGGCCGAGTACGTGCCAGTCGTCGATGCTCTTGACGTCCTTGACGGGGATGACGAAGTTGTACGGTGCCGGCTCGCCCTCGACGTTGGCGCCCAGGGCCACCCACGAGGAGTGGAGGATCCCGCTCGACGACTTCCACGAGCCGGTGAGACGGTAGCCGCCGGGGACCTTGGTGGCCACGTTGCCCTGCATGTTGTAGGACGACGAGATCAGAGTGGTGGGGTCGTCACCGAAGAGCTCGTCGTTGAGCTCCTTGGACATGTGCGCCATCTCCCAGGTGTGGACACCGAGCACCATCAGGATCCACCCGGTGGACGTGCACGCCTTCGCGATCTCGGAGACCGCCTGGTAGAACTCGGCCGGGTTGGCCTCGGCGCCGCCGTACGCAGCCGACTGGAGACCGCGGGTCAGGCCCGCGTCGATCATCTCGTCGATGCTGTCCGGGTGGACGTAGCGCTGCTTCTCGACGTCCGCCGCCCGTTCTGCGATGGAAGGGTAGAGCCTGCGAGCGCGCTGCACGAGCGGCGGTTCGGTGGCGCTCGCCTCGGTGCTGGTCATGGTGAAGTTCCTCCTGGAGGTGGGATCTGGTTCGGGCTCTACTCGGCGGCGGAGCCGGCGGGAGTCTCGACGAGGGAAGGAATGGGCGGACGCCGGTCCGAGATCCCGGCGCGCACACTCGTCTTCCACGAGACACGTCCGTCACGGAAGAACTCGAGGAAGACCTGGTTGAAGAGGTCGGGCTGGTCGGTCTGACCCTGGTGCCCGGTCTCGTCGGGGTAGAAGAACTGGACGTTGGGGAGTGCGTCTTCCTGCAGGTAGCCCGCCTCGACGCGGAACACCACGTCCTGGCGGCCGTACAGGTAGATGCCCGGGATGGTGACCTTGTCGAGACGTCCGCGCGTGGTCAGGCGGGCGAGCTCGTTGGGGTCGCTGCTGCCGTCCTGCGGACCGAACACGCGGGCAAGGTTCTTCGCGTAGGTGTCGGCGTGCTTGCCGGCCGCGAGAGTGCGCATGGCAACCACGTCGTCGGTGACCTTGGAGGGGTCGTACGTGATGCTCGTGAGCACCGCCCGCATGCTCTCCTCGGTGCCGTCGAAGGCAACGTGCGGCAGCTCCTTCGGCCCACGTCCGTCCGCTCGGCGGATGTCCTCGAGCGAGACGAGGTCACCGATGCGGCCGGCGATCAACGCGAAGCTGAGGACCTGCTCGGGGTGGGTCACCACGTACTGGGCGGTGATGCTGCAGCCCATCGAGTTGCCTGCCAGGTGGAACTCGTCCACGCCCACCTGCCGCACGAAGTCGTGCACGAAGTCGACATGACCGCCCAGGCCGTACCCGTAGTGGTTGGTCGGGTCCTCGGTGAGTCCGTAGGACGGCAGGTCGGGGGCGTAGACCCGGAAGCCGCACGCCCCGAGGTAGGGGGCCATGAAGCGCCAGCCGGCCGTTCCGGACGAGCCGTTGATCCCGCCGTGGAGGAGGACCACTGCCGGCCCGGTCTCGCCGGAGGTCATGTAGTGGACCTTCGCGCCCGTGGAGAGGCGGACCCACCGGCTGAGCATGCCCGGGACGTGGACGATTCCCTCTTCGGTCAGTGCCATCGTTGACTTCCCATCGCGTGTGTTCGTCAGAGCAACCGTCGTCCAGTGATCAGAGTCACGACAACCCAGTTGTTCCGCGGTCCGGCACAAGTCCTTCCAACGGTTCAGCCGAGGCGTCGGACGATGCCGGGGGACGGCTTGGGGTTGTCCTCGTGGACGGTGTGACCCCAGATGCTGCTCTTGTCGAAGGTCTTGGGGGTCCAGTCCTCGTCGATCTCGACGCCGCCGTAGCCGTACTCGATGTTGAAGGCGGACGGCGTGGTCAGGTAGAACGACACCATCCGGTCGTTGGCGTGGCGCCCGAGCACCTTCGAGATCGGCACACCGCGCTCGAGGCAGAGGTCGTAACCACGCCCGACGTCGTCGATGGCCTCCAGCTGGAGCATGAGGTGGTTGAAGCCCACCACGCCCTCCGGCAGGCGACCCAGCGCCAGGGAGTGGTGACGGCCGTTGACGTGGTAGAAGTGCGCCTCGAGCTTGTCGGTGATGATCTTGTCGGACAGCTCGAAGCCGAGGACCCGCGTGAAGAAGTCATGGGCACGCTCGAGGTCGGGCATACCGACCACCACGTGTCCCAGGCCCTGCTGGCCGGTGATGAACCGGCTGATGGCACGACCGGGGCGGAACGACGAGGGCCGGATGATCTGGCCCCAGATCAGCTCGTGACGGTATCCCCACGGGTCCACGAACCAGCGGATTCGGTTGACGGCACGAGCAGCCGCCAGCTCGGCGTCACCCTCGTGCACCTCGACCCCCTCCGCCTCGAGGCGGCCCTGGAGCTCGTCGAGGCTGGCCTCGTCGGTGACGGCCCAGCCGAAGTAGTCGACCGCGTCGACCTCTCCCGGGTGGATCTGGATGCGCCACAGCGCGTCGTCGACGCGCAGCCGCACGGCGCCGTCCGGGCCCGGCTCGGCCAGCATGCATCCGAGCACCTCCGTGGCGAAGGTAGGCCATTCGTCGACTGCCGGGGAGGAGATGCCGAGGTAGGCGAGGGAATGGAGCATTGCTGATTCCTTTCGGCCGCGTGTGCGGATCTCGGCGGGGCGGGTCCTGGCGCAGGGTGTGGGCCCACCATCGGCGCGTCCCGATCCGGAGGGAAGGAAAAGGTTCCGGCACGCGGCACGGCCCACTCTCCGACGGGCAAGGACTGCGGGCGACCGTGGATGGTCAGGTCCGGTGCCGGTGCGGCGGTGGCGTCGGGCTTGGTCAGCGACCGGTGGCGGCGTCGGGTGGCGTCGACGATGCCGCGCTCACGCATGATCCGCTCGGCCCGCTCGCTGATGTAGTGGGTGGCCGAATCCAGCGAACCGTCACATCGTTATCCATCTACATCAAGGGCTGCCTGTAAGCCTCGGTGTGGGAGGTGAGCTGAACCGGCAGGGCCACCGTGTGGCCCGCTGCACCGTCGAACGCCTGATGCACGAGCTCGGCATCGCCGGAGCGGTCCGTGGCAAACGCGTGATCACCACGATGCCCGGCGGGCAGGTCGAGCGGGCCCCGGACCTTCTGGACCGCGACGTTGTCGCCGGCGCCCCGAAC contains these protein-coding regions:
- a CDS encoding VOC family protein, translating into MLSSLAYLGFRSPNSDQWRTFAPDILGCMLGEDGEDGSVRVRIDDAEWRIQIHPGETDEVAYFGWAVSEEGMLPAFAERLRAAGLTVHTGDRGLAEKRSVDQLIWFEDPWAFRHEVVWGQVVEPSSFRPGRPVSGFVTGKQGLGHAVLLLPDVEAGHAFFTEVMGFRLSDKIARPDGTQSHFYHCNGRHHSLALAQVPGAVGLNHIMLQLHNIDDVGTALDLCRARGVPLRKELGRHTNDQMISFYLTTPSSFHLEYGFGALDVDDDWVPATYRRASTWGHKMTDDPAGRTPGILRRTEAVGA
- a CDS encoding flavin reductase, giving the protein MTDKDANEDAASPRALEAEDFLEVTSQVPSGACVMAAWNRQQEPVGTLLTGFTPVSQAPPSLVLVVLKDAPGVEDVRRSGRCSVAVLSEDQDALLRALSLPGGLGSVEWRVTPQGSPVLDGVAGWLDCRVLQTHETSDTVVVVAEAIDAGLAENRRPMLRYQGGFGQFVPGRLSSLESVGAAAAQRVVELAREPIEVLARDLGVECSVITYEEDHAVAVAVANHSSSARRTRLGSRIPVVPPLGIHFAANPGSGISEDEWLAKLGDADAPEVDLVRAQLARVRERGWSITLSGPLSVPELDELVGAYSESSDIPEHTSALVDAIRSMAAYHEPEEILSDEVYDVIAMSVPVRSPSGAALAVLRLLGLPPQVTGSEVLLWLSMLLDTARSVEALLEPRPITSRQALT
- a CDS encoding acyl-CoA dehydrogenase family protein; amino-acid sequence: MSATAARPQADRPTLVERARLLVPGIAERASETEKMRHVHEDSLKDLADSGLARALQAKVYGGEEANPAEFFLAATEISKACASTGWIMMLLGVHSWELAHMSKELNDEIFGADPEALISSSYNMQGNKATRVEGGFRLSGTWRSSSGIHHAKWVVVGADVPGEVVPYNFFFPIEDAKVVDDWYTLGLNGTGSRTVVVDDIFIPEHRAIDRGILYGGFGPGLREFTAPLYRLPHAHIYTMVSAAPALGTGWRFLEEFKSAYGVSKTVSRSLEGDRLMLVRLAEARGALSAAQTVTVARLQEAYDAACRGEELSTLEIAQAMYDIAQNGKAGMSVVSSLFPALRPNAVYSSNIMQRLYRDLIVAREHGTSNGDAQAEPLAMIDLGLAGGHLLFPPADQREAARLRAQAKCYI
- a CDS encoding alpha/beta fold hydrolase — translated: MTPPLPTETGATSRHVQVDGTVVHVHEAGSGPTLLCIHGGAPGATGWANFGQNVATWARGFRVLVVDLPGFGESDWVEASDGKHRAHANLFVGLLDELGISGPVHVVALATGGAVAMRMAIDHPDRVARLVLVSSAGGLSLFDASPTEGERAIREYYSGTGPSLEKMRHYLALTVSDPALVTDELVEARHQNSITPQALEGSRHRGRPHPSDAVWQEAPSIRARTLIVWGRDNRVKGYDNGLFLLNRIPDSELHIYSGAGLWVPFERAARFERLVSDFLLTD
- a CDS encoding flavin reductase family protein; its protein translation is MSTVAAHKAVSNAPDPRAFRNVMGHFPTGVVVVTGIASDGRPAGMVIGSFTSVSLEPPVVAYLPSKSSKSYVRLSEAEVFCVNVLSADQEHLCRQFAKSDDEKFEGLDWTPSPAGAPILPGAVAWIECRQRETLDVGDHYIVLGDTTALGVQNPDLPLLFFQGGYGSFSHGSLLMPGGPSFIRSVRLAETLRARIEDVAHDLGAQCDVLVRDGGEGVLVASANQALGRVGSLLGARIPIVAPLQPLFVTGNCAVPEDAWFSLGRLDEELRRSAEAQLERVRERGWSLVLKGGTCEAEMDHAMQRFADSPRTPTGDREFVESMGRMSSVREPEKIDLDARYDVLYLAVPVVDVHGEVVLTLKLSQLPEQAEGREILRWVSRLQDAARECAEDAALWA
- a CDS encoding acyl-CoA dehydrogenase family protein, whose protein sequence is MTSTEASATEPPLVQRARRLYPSIAERAADVEKQRYVHPDSIDEMIDAGLTRGLQSAAYGGAEANPAEFYQAVSEIAKACTSTGWILMVLGVHTWEMAHMSKELNDELFGDDPTTLISSSYNMQGNVATKVPGGYRLTGSWKSSSGILHSSWVALGANVEGEPAPYNFVIPVKDVKSIDDWHVLGLAGTGSRSVVVEDVFIPEHRAIDRDVLRSGFGPGLKHTDAPLYRVPQSLIYTSVSSAPALGAGWRFYEEFKTAYGVSKTVSRSLGDDRLMLTRLAEARGNLSVAGTVPRIRLQEAYDAACEGREQSDLQVAQAMYDISRNGKLIFDIAASLFPTLRPNAVYSSNIMQRLYRDILVARSHGTANIDERGQAMAMVDLGLPGEHTMFLPPERRAAACERAEKLGYL
- a CDS encoding alpha/beta fold hydrolase; protein product: MALTEEGIVHVPGMLSRWVRLSTGAKVHYMTSGETGPAVVLLHGGINGSSGTAGWRFMAPYLGACGFRVYAPDLPSYGLTEDPTNHYGYGLGGHVDFVHDFVRQVGVDEFHLAGNSMGCSITAQYVVTHPEQVLSFALIAGRIGDLVSLEDIRRADGRGPKELPHVAFDGTEESMRAVLTSITYDPSKVTDDVVAMRTLAAGKHADTYAKNLARVFGPQDGSSDPNELARLTTRGRLDKVTIPGIYLYGRQDVVFRVEAGYLQEDALPNVQFFYPDETGHQGQTDQPDLFNQVFLEFFRDGRVSWKTSVRAGISDRRPPIPSLVETPAGSAAE
- a CDS encoding VOC family protein, which translates into the protein MLHSLAYLGISSPAVDEWPTFATEVLGCMLAEPGPDGAVRLRVDDALWRIQIHPGEVDAVDYFGWAVTDEASLDELQGRLEAEGVEVHEGDAELAAARAVNRIRWFVDPWGYRHELIWGQIIRPSSFRPGRAISRFITGQQGLGHVVVGMPDLERAHDFFTRVLGFELSDKIITDKLEAHFYHVNGRHHSLALGRLPEGVVGFNHLMLQLEAIDDVGRGYDLCLERGVPISKVLGRHANDRMVSFYLTTPSAFNIEYGYGGVEIDEDWTPKTFDKSSIWGHTVHEDNPKPSPGIVRRLG